The following are from one region of the Cervus canadensis isolate Bull #8, Minnesota chromosome 23, ASM1932006v1, whole genome shotgun sequence genome:
- the ZNF24 gene encoding zinc finger protein 24 has product MSAQSVEEDSILIIPTPDEEEKILRVKLEEDPDGEEGSSIPWNHLPDPEVFRQRFRQFGYQDSPGPREAVSQLRELCRLWLRPETHTKEQILELVVLEQFVAILPKELQTWVREHHPENGEEAVTVLEDLESELDDPGQPVSLRRRKREVLVEEIVSQEEAQGLPSSELDAVENQLKWASWELHSLRHCDDDARTENGALAPKQEIPSAGESHEVPGTLNIGVPQIFKYGETCFPKGRFERKRNPSRKKQHICDECGKHFSQGSALILHQRIHSGEKPYGCVECGKAFSRSSILVQHQRVHTGEKPYKCLECGKAFSQNSGLINHQRIHTGEKPYECVQCGKSYSQSSNLFRHQRRHNAEKLLNVVKV; this is encoded by the exons ATGTCTGCACAGTCAGTGGAAGAGGATTCAATACTTATCATCCCAACTCcagatgaagaggaaaaaatactAAGAGTGAAGCTGGAGGAGGATCCTGATGGTGAAGAGGGGTCGAGTATCCCCTGGAaccatcttcctgacccggaggTTTTCCGCCAGAGATTCAGGCAATTTGGATACCAGGATTCACCTGGGCCGCGGGAAGCTGTGAGCCAGCTTCGAGAACTTTGCCGTCTGTGGCTCAGgccagagacacacacaaaagaacaaatctTGGAGCTGGTTGTACTGGAGCAGTTTGTTGCCATCCTCCCCAAGGAGCTACAGACTTGGGTTCGAGAGCATCATCCAGAGAATGGAGAGGAGGCAGTGACGGTCCTGGAGGATTTAGAGAGTGAACTAGATGACCCTGGACAGCCA GTTTCTCTTCGTCGACGAAAACGGGAAGTGTTAGTGGAGGAGATAGTATCTCAAGAAGAAGCTCAGGGATTACCGAGTTCTGAGCTTGATGCTGTGGAAAACCAGCTCAAGTGGGCATCCTGGGAGCTCCATTCCCTAAGGCACTGTG atGATGATGCTAGGACTGAAAATGGAGCTCTAGCTCCAAAGCAGGAGATTCCTTCAGCAGGAGAATCTCATGAAGTTCCCGGCACTCTCAATATAGGTGTTCCTCAAATCTTTAAATATGGAGAAACCTGTTTCCCTAAGGGCAggtttgaaagaaagagaaatcccTCCCGAAAGAAACAGCATATATGTGACGAATGTGGGAAACACTTCAGTCAGGGCTCAGCCCTTATTCTTCATCAGAGAATCCACAGTGGGGAGAAACCCTATGGATGTGTTGAGTGTGGGAAAGCATTCAGCAGGAGTTCCATCCTCGTGCAGCACCAGAGAGTCCACACTGGAGAAAAACCTTACAAATGTCttgaatgtggaaaagcctttagcCAGAATTCTGGGCTTATCAATCACCAgagaatccatactggggagaaaccTTATGAATGCGTTCAGTGTGGGAAATCCTATAGTCAGAGCTCAAATCTCTTTAGACATCAGCGAAGACACAATGCAGAAAAACTTCTCAATGTTGTGAaagtttaa